The Ovis aries strain OAR_USU_Benz2616 breed Rambouillet chromosome 11, ARS-UI_Ramb_v3.0, whole genome shotgun sequence genome window below encodes:
- the MFSD6L gene encoding major facilitator superfamily domain-containing protein 6-like, producing MSANPQWDISRALRVARLFHLVCGVRDACVTPFLTLYLRQLGLAAPWVGILMGTKHLIAAFWAPFCAFLARSHQKRRVLMTASLLGSAGASLFMVLVPPLDRDPGHRRCNGSHSLTTEGPPPGVALTVTVTLASEPASNSPAGVLSLPGAKSSGVAGTRGFGEGPGESGQEPFSYPPGSSVGSTQGTRNRSGVLLHPDTPGVTGSPREGAFRVVSPPLPLSAGGTALASPANQSAAEGDGRALGLSLEGLQWTFILSLGSVVLWELLTSPLEQVADDSLYEYLDFVDATDRYRSLWVWRLLGTSVGVCGIAALVGPLDCFLATSGPRGVVHFYGYSLVSALALLVSIAFPVPVCRRQEPSYRTVKALSLVVGDPHLTVLALTIFLTGGATSAVQNFLFWQMKDHGSSELTMGFSVALGLLGEITLHPFKAPLLRKLSRVGTLGLGLGCLAGQLLYYSFLWSWWSVLPAQILSALSHGALWWAVSTSIEHLATPGTERPLSAVFRGHVCGSGASLGSFVGGFVVMRFSLPVLYQACCILLLLWLALFLSIQPRLPQERKINYSKLLAVEASDTSDSEQGTERDWLVKAMREEHSDWRG from the coding sequence ATGAGCGCCAACCCCCAGTGGGACATCAGCAGGGCGCTGAGGGTGGCCAGGCTCTTCCACCTGGTGTGTGGAGTCCGGGATGCCTGCGTGACCCCGTTCCTGACCCTCTACCTGCGGCAGCTGGGCCTGGCCGCGCCCTGGGTGGGCATCCTCATGGGAACCAAGCACCTCATCGCTGCCTTCTGGGCTCCCTTCTGTGCCTTCCTGGCCAGAAGCCACCAGAAGCGGAGGGTGCTCATGACCGCCTCGCTTCTGGGCTCGGCGGGGGCCAGCCTGTTTATGGTCCTGGTGCCGCCCCTGGACAGAGACCCAGGGCACCGCCGGTGTAATGGAAGCCACAGCTTGACCACCGAGGGCCCACCACCGGGGGTCGCACTAACTGTGACTGTCACCTTGGCCTCAGAGCCAGCCTCCAACTCCCCAGCGGGGGTGCTCAGCCTCCCAGGGGCGAAGAGTTCTGGGGTCGCTGGAACCCGTGGCTTCGGAGAAGGGCCTGGGGAAAGTGGCCAAGAACCTTTCAGTTatccaccgggctcctccgtggGCTCCACCCAAGGAACCAGGAACAGATCTGGAGTTCTCCTCCATCCCGACACTCCAGGAGTGACAGGTTCTCCCCGCGAAGGTGCTTTTAGAGTGGTCAGTCCGCCACTCCCTCTGTCTGCTGGGGGCACGGCCCTGGCAAGTCCAGCCAACCAGTCGGCAGCCGAGGGGGACGGCAGGGCCCTCGGCCTCTCCTTGGAAGGGCTGCAGTGGACTTTCATCCTCTCGCTGGGCTCCGTGGTGCTCTGGGAGCTGCTGACATCCCCTCTGGAGCAGGTGGCTGACGACAGCCTCTATGAATACCTGGATTTTGTGGACGCCACTGACCGCTACAGAAGCCTATGGGTGTGGAGGCTGCTGGGCACATCAGTCGGCGTGTGCGGCATTGCGGCCTTGGTGGGGCCGCTGGACTGCTTCCTGGCGACCAGTGGCCCGCGGGGCGTGGTGCACTTCTACGGCTACTCCCTGGTCAGCGCCCTGGCTTTACTGGTGAGCATCGCCTTTCCCGTCCCCGTCTGCCGGCGGCAGGAGCCCAGCTACAGGACGGTCAAAGCCCTGTCCCTCGTGGTCGGCGACCCCCACCTCACCGTCCTGGCCCTCACCATCTTCTTGACAGGAGGCGCCACCAGTGCAGTGCAGAACTTCCTGTTCTGGCAGATGAAAGACCACGGGAGCAGCGAGCTGACCATGGGTTTCTCGGTGGCCCTGGGCTTGCTGGGGGAAATTACGCTTCATCCTTTCAAAGCTCCGTTGCTTAGGAAGCTGTCCAGGGTAGGCacgctggggctggggctgggctgcctGGCGGGGCAGCTGCTGTATTACTCATTTCTCTGGAGCTGGTGGTCCGTCCTGCCCGCTCAGATCTTGAGCGCCCTCAGCCACGGGGCTCTGTGGTGGGCAGTCAGTACCTCCATAGAGCACCTGGCCACTCCTGGAACAGAGAGACCCCTGAGCGCCGTGTTCCGAGGCCACGTCTGTGGGAGCGGGGCCAGCCTGGGAAGCTTTGTGGGGGGCTTCGTGGTGATGCGCTTCAGCCTGCCTGTGCTCTACCAGGCCTGCTGCATCCTCCTGTTGCTCTGGCTGGCCTTATTCCTGTCCATCCAGCCCAGACTGCCCCAGGAGCGGAAAATCAACTACTCCAAGCTGCTGGCTGTGGAGGCCAGTGACACAAGCGACTCTGAGCAGGGGACTGAACGGGACTGGCTAGTGAAGGCCATGAGGGAGGAACACTCTGACTGGAGGGGCTGA